The region ttttcggtataacTCATATACCAGCTGTGGTCATATTTATCAATTTATGGCAAATTAAATTTATGAAATATGTGCGGGCCTTATAAATCTTGATGGAAGGAGTACTTTGAAGTGGTTTGCTCGGTGGCCACCGCGGAAGCTGCGCCACCGGCAGGGAGCAGTGTGAGGACTAGAAGGTGGAGGCTTATCTCTACCTAGGATGATATATATACCGATAACTTCATGGGTATGGTACCCtgtcccaaaagaaaagaaaaaagaactgcATCGTTATAGCGTGGCCTAACTACCGCTAACTAAGTTCACAAGCATGGCATGGTCTAACTATTGCATGCCTGCAGTGtggacatgcatgcatgcaatgtgtGGCCAGGTGAAGCATTTGTGAAGGCAAGCGACCAAACAACAAAAGTGACAGGCTCAGCGGGGGCATGCATGGATATCTACATACACACCGCATCATCTCATGCCTAAACTTAGGCATGGTCAAGGTTAGACATTGAGAACAAATTGAAGCTGTTAGCATGCTACAGAAAAATAGGAGGCTTATTATTTGGAGGTAGTTCTTTGTAAGACATACATGTTCTTTGTCTATAAAGAGAAAAGGGTCCTAAAGTGAGAGTGGATTATCAACCATGCACGGGATGTTCTGTGCATGGATCCACCTTTCATTCAGTTGTTGGGATTTGTGCCACAACACATATGCAAACCATTTAATTTTTATGTACAAAGTATAGCCAACTTCCATATTTTTACCTTCTTTCTTCACACCTTGTGTAAGATGGTATGTAGTGTGCGTCAGCAGTGGTTACGAACGGTGTCTTTTCCATTGCATGCCCCCACCGGGCCCACCATTCTCACTACATCTCTATGTCACAAATGTCTTCTCGCTTCTTTTGATATAGAAATTTAGATGCCTAATGTCTTTTGAATCGTAAGTTTGATTTATATTCGGTTTGAACAATTGTGCTCTTTCCAACAAGGTGTTTAAGAAAAATACCAATATTCAATATATTCCTGAAAACTGTTTTTTCTTACAACTCACAAAATTTAAAAAACTCtttcatttttatttacttttcttgAGGTTCACTCTTTTTCGGAATTCATTGTGTTTTAGTGCGCTTTGAAGGTGAATCACACAAATTtgctttcttttataaaataaaaataatatacATCTACTTCCTTCATTTTCATTGTGTTTTAGAGTGCATTATAATGTTTCATTTTTTGTTAGAGCGCTATCTTGTTTTTACCATATTCTGATGCACACTAAAACATTTTATTGTGCTTCAATATTCTATAACTGCCTGCACTTTTGTGGCTTCCTAGCTCCCCCTCCAGATGCTCCCGACGCCGCCACCTCCCTCTCACACCATACATCAAGTTAAAAACATGATGGGGGCAAGAGATCGACAACAAAAAATAGCGGAGATTGCAAGTAGCAGGCACCTTGCAGCGAAATTATGGTTCTAGATGCGATGCTGCCAAAGATATGGCCGTGGTGTTTTCCTCCCATGTGGGATCAAAAGGGAAAAATAAAGTAGCACATTCACTACAAAAGTATCTCCAAAATACAGTCTCTAGCATAGGCATGTGATATTAGTTCCTAAATCTTATAGTCGTACAGAGGAGCCTGTTTTTCAGTGTACATTCACAGGTCACGGAAGACATGCCATGAAACTAGGCCATTCTAAAAATGGATTATTTTTTCTGCTACACCTTTCCTTTCCCCGGGAAGATGATCATCATATTGGCATGTAGGTCAAAATTATGAAACGTAACAAAATAATGAGCATAGAGTGCCCTTAGGTTCCGCAGCATGCATGGATGTACGGATCTTCTAAAATGAATGGATGGCGTCGTCATTCACAACAGTCGTGCCCTGCTTTGTATGGTAACGGATGGCGAGAGGGGCCTTGAGTGCGGTAGAGGATACGGCCTTCCAGACGGAGTTCCCCTTGCCGGAGCTCCCCGCATTGCTCATGTCAATCCACTTGTCCGAGCCCTGCCCCTTGACCTGCATCTTGGAGAAGTCGTCGGTAGTGCCGCCAAAAGACTTGGCGGCCACGATGAGATTGGTGGGGCTGGAACCCTTCGTGAGTGCGAAGCCAACCTTGCCCGAGGTGCTGCACCGGGCACCGGCGACGAGCACCGCCATGATCGTCAGAGCGAGCACAGAGGCGGAGGAAAAGGAGGCCATCTCGGTCTCAAATCTCGCAATTTTTCTCGGTGCTGTTGTGAGGTTTGTGAGGTGTTGTATCAATGGAGTGCATGCATGCTTGGTGGTATTTTTGCGCGGAAGCCGGTGATGCCgcccctatatatatatgtggttcTCTATTATTTGCACGTGATTGTCCTCGTATGTGACTGACCATAGTTTCCGCATAGCTATTTTCCTTAATTAGATATAAACGATATGCATGCACAAGGAGCAATCTATATGTGATTTTTCAGCATTTGTTTCGTGGCCATGTTTTTATTTTGTACGCCTAAGAGCAACTCTAGTCGGTAACCAAAACCTGATTCCAATAAAGCTATCCCAAAGTTTAAATTCTATCAAAATCGTGGGTACTGGGATGGTGCTTTCTAGTCGATGCCCAAAAACATAAATTGTATTGCAACTCTCCTGCTTTGCGCATTCATATGAACATTCCACTTCCCTATTTTTTCAATTTTCTGAATGGCCTTTACTAGTTTTGTTGACCTGGTTTTTCCCTATTTCCAAAATAACTACTATTACTTATATAGCAATGCCATGCATTAATGTAAAACAAATGAATAAACAAGAAATAGGGAAATAACCTAAGGTGAGCTTATTGAACTTGCCTCGTGATTGTGGTCTTCTTTGACATGTACCATAACATATCGAACAACAGGAGACCCAACGAAAAGTACACTACTTGTTAgtcaaaaagaaaaaggaatagtATTCTACTCCTAgacaatgccttcaagaagggattgCCACACATACATCAACAATTCAACGTTGATGGGTCCAACCAAAGGACGAACCACGGATTATCATCCCCAATGCATGGTCGGTCTAACACCTTCAACAAGTAAACATTGTTTTTTGTGATAAAGTAAACATGGGTTGGGGATGAGCATACTTGTTCTCGAATCCGTCATTACCAGTATCGTGGTCTGAAGACTCCAATCAGCAAGAGAGGCTTtgtcgaaccaacctgtggttggatggttagagggacagggactgtggtatcccagcccatcagggttcaagtcctggtgctcgcatttatacctggattatttcaggatttccgatgATGcgtattcagtgggaggagacgtccctgtcgatgacgaggtgcctactatgacttcgtaaatttcaagatgaaataccggctcagtctttcggaggtgctcaaagGGGTAGGTGTCcgtgtgtgcgttcatatgggtgagtgtatgcacgtgtatatgagcgcttgcgtctgtaccgtgttaaaaaaaagcAAGAGAGGCTTTGGATCTCCTACTCCATGAACATTGCTCCCTATCTGATATGATGTGGCTCCATGTTTACCTGAAAAAAGCAAGGGAGATTCATTTTCTAATTGTTAAAAAATAGTTGTAATATGCTACGAAGCTAATTGGGATCGTAATACCATTGGCTTGCAATCCCAAAGCTAGAGGCAAGGTTGTCGATATTGAGATACTAGACGGTCCAAATAGTATCCGAATTGTAGGTTCACATAGCAGAATCTTACTGAGAATGGTACAGTAGCACTATGATACCTACCGAGACATTGATGGCCATGCCCGGTGGAGGAGGTGGTGATGCACCCACATGAAAGTATCATTATTTTTGAAATTAGGGTCATGACCCTTCAGGATTTCAATAGCTTCGGGGTCGCAACTTATCTTTATTATGAATGGTTCTTTTGCACGAAGAGATGAAGCCCGGTAGAGAAGCCTACTGCCTACACTTACCACTTTTGTCAACCCTCACGAAATTGTACCCCACACTCCTGCATGAAGTAATCATGGTCCACCTTTTCAATACACAGAAGTCTCTACAAACTGTGGAAAAACATACATAAGTGAAACGTCTCATGAAAATTTTAATTAAATTCGACAAAGAAACAAAGGATCCCACTGAAGAAACCTCTGTCAAGATATTGCTATATCTTGAATTCTTGACCAACCAACTCCCCCTCCTACACACGTTCATGAATGGAGAGGTCATGCGGATCATGCATCACATTACATGCAGGCAACAGTCTGACCATGCCATATATGTGAAGTTAACTAGCAGTTAGACCACTGCATACCCATGAAGCTATCAGTATTTATATTCTCCTTCACTTCCCTACTTCGATTAGTTAGTCACAGAGATATGTACCCACCTCCAAGTCCTCCTAAAATACAATTGAAATGAGTCACTCATCCATatcaaaagcaaaaaaaaaaagaggtcACCAGCTTTAGATGATCTATTAGAAGAAAACTGAAGAACTGGGTCTAGAATATGTAGGTATGAAGGTTCTTGCGAGACAACATGCGAACACAATATGCCCTATTGTTCTAGTTTTGAAATGCTCTCGCCGCGGAGATGCTTCAAGATGTGCAGATCTATTAGCGCCGAATAGATTTCGAGACAGAATTGCTGGCGGAGATCATATTCTCAAAGGCAACAGTGGAGGAGCAAGCTCTGATGCCCTCACCGCGGCTACAACCCGCTTTGTTGTACAAATGGGCAATGGAAGAGGGGAAATCCTGTAACCCTATTCAGAGCAACAAATGGGCAGTGGAAGAGGGGAAATCCTCTAACTCTGTTCAGAGCAACAAATGGGCAGTGGAAGAGGGGAAATCCTCTAACCCTGTCCAGAGCAACAGATGGGCGTGTGTTCTCCAAGAGCTCAATTGCCCCCATCCAATCCCACCAATGC is a window of Triticum dicoccoides isolate Atlit2015 ecotype Zavitan chromosome 2B, WEW_v2.0, whole genome shotgun sequence DNA encoding:
- the LOC119368942 gene encoding uncharacterized protein LOC119368942, with product MASFSSASVLALTIMAVLVAGARCSTSGKVGFALTKGSSPTNLIVAAKSFGGTTDDFSKMQVKGQGSDKWIDMSNAGSSGKGNSVWKAVSSTALKAPLAIRYHTKQGTTVVNDDAIHSF